Part of the Pseudomonas sp. ADAK13 genome is shown below.
CCAATGCCCGCCCGCTGGATAGAAAGTTTTCGGCAAAGCGATCAATTGAGGCCGGGTCGAGTAAATCGAGGCTGGTATGTTCAACGCCGATAATGCCAGAAAGATTGCGTTCGGCCTTTTGAGGATCCCGTGCGGGAACGATCACCTGTGCACCGGCGCTGGACAGCACGCGAACAGTTTCCAGGCCGATGCCGGAATAGCCGCCAGTGACGATCACAGTCTTGCCAAGCAAGTCGCAGGCCGCCAAGGCTTGCAGCGCGGTAGTACAGGCGTCGAAGCCGCTGCCAACCGGGATTTGTTTTTCAGTCATGAAAGATCTCCTTAAGGGAGGCCTAGGTTCCCCGCTGGAACCCGGACGTGGAATACCCTAGAGTCCGTTTTTCTGTCGCGATCGTCCGGAGCTTTTATGGATACCCTTTCCGATGTGCTGGCACTGTTAAAAAGCCATCGCTCGACCTTCGCCGGCCTGAAGGCCGGAGGCACATGGGCCATTAACTTTGCGGCGCCGGACGGCATCAAGTTCAACGCGGTGGTGGAGGGCAGTTGCTGGCTGGAGGTGGAAGGGCTGGTGGTGCCGATGCGCTTGTATGAGGGTGATTGTTTCCTGTTGACCCAGGCACGCCCGTGGAGGCTGTCCAGTCATCTGTCGGGTGAAGGCGTTGATGCACGGGAGGTGTATGCCGATGCGGTCGGCGGTATCGCCACACTGGGGGACACGGTGGATCTGTTTTTGATCGCCGGGCGCTTTATCTACGGGGATGACGCTCGGCTGTTGCTGGACAGCCTGCCGCCGGTGCTGCGGGTGAGCGCCCACTCCGAACAGGCCGCCGTATTGCGCTGGTGCCTGGACCGCCTGGCCCGGGAATACGCCAGCCCGCTACAAGGTGCGGCGCTGATGACCGAGCATTTGGCGCAAATGATGCTGGTGCAAATCCTGCGGCTCTATCAATCTTCCATGGGCGCGAACACCACTGGCTGGTTGGGGGCATTGACCGATCCAAGGCTGGCTCCGGTGCTGCGGGAAATTCACGCGGCACCTGCCCGGCGCTGGACACTGAGTGAAATGGCCGCCGTGGCGAGTCAATCCCGCTCTACCTTTGCCTTGCACTTCAAGCAACGGGTAGGGCTGGCACCGCAGGAATACCTGACCCGCTGGCGCATGCACCTGGCGGTGCAGGCCTTGAAAGCCAGCGATAACAGCGTGTCCACGATCGGCCAGTCCCTGGGTTATCAGTCAGACAGCGCGTTCAGCAATGCTTTCAAGCGCGTGATGGCCTGCTCTCCCCGGGAATACCGCGAGCGAACCCCACACAAGGAACCCAGTGATGAGCGACATCCAGCAGCAGAAGGTCAAGGTCAACGGCATTGAATTGAACGTGCACATCGCCGGGCCCGAGAACGGTCCGCCGGTGTGGCTGCTGCATGGGTTTCCCGAGTGCTGGTACTCCTGGCGCGAGCAGATTCCGGCGCTTGTCGCGCTGGGTTATCGGGTGTTTGTGCCGCAAATGCGCGGTTATGGACAGTCCAGCGCGCCGCCGGAGGTGGCCGACTATGAGCTGCTGACCCTGTGCGCCGATATCCAGGGCGCCATGGACCTGTTCGGGCATCGTCAGGTCGTCATGGTCGGCCACGACTGGGGCGCAGTGGTGGCCTGGCACCTGGCGTTGCTGGAGCCTGAGCGGGTCACCCGGCTGGTGACGATGTCGGTGCCGTTCGCCGGGCGCTCGCGCAGGCCGGTGATCGAAATCATGCGCGAGCTGTACGCCGATCGCTTCAATTACATCCTGTACTTCCAGGCGCCGGGCGTGGCCGAAAAGGAGCTGGATGCCGACATTGAGCGAACCCTGCGCCTGTTCATGCAGGACCAGGACGTGTTCCTGCAGCAGAAACCCGCCAGCGCGAAACTGCTGGAAGGTGTCCCGCTGCCGGGCAAGCTCCCTGCCTGGTGCAGTCAGCAGGATCTCGATGTGTATGTGCAGACCTTCGCCGGCGACGGCTTTCGCGGCCCGTTGAACTGGTACCGCAACTTCGAGCGCAACTGGCAGCGCACCGAGTTCCTGGCCGGCAAGCAGGTGCTGCAACCGACGCTGTTCCTGATCGGCGACCGCGACCCAGTGGGCGTGTTCGAAGCTCACACCCTCAAGCGCATGCCTGAGGTGGTGCCCAACCTGCAGCAAGCGGTCCTTGCCAACTGCGGCCACTGGATTCAGAACGAGCAGGGGGCCCGGGTCAACGAGTTGCTGGTCGGGTTTCTAGGGCGAACGTGAACGTCGCGCCGCGTCCTGGCACATCGATCAGGCGGATTTCCTGACCGTGCAATTGCAGGATGCGGTGCACGATGCGCAAGCCCAGGCCGCCATCGCGTCGGGCACCGCCAATGGTGAACGCACGCAGGAACAGGCCTTCGCGCAAATCCGCCGCAATCCCCGGGCCGCTGTCGCTCACCGTCACTTCAACAACGCCGGCCCTGGGCGCCAGGGTCACTTCAACTTCGCCATTGAGCGGCGTATGGCGCAAGGCATTGTCCAGCAGGTTGGTGAGCACCCGTTCGATCAGGCCCAAATCCGCCAGTACGGTCGGCACTACCGGCGGCAGGCTGGCGGTGAGGGTGATGCTGCGGGCTTCGGCCGTGAGTTCGAACTTCTGGAAGATGTCCTGCACCAGGTCGGGCAACGAAAAACCTTCGATGACCGGCTGCACAAACCCGTGTTCCAGGCGCACCAGTTCCAGCAGCGACTGGGCCAGCCCGCCGACCTTGCGACTCTGGTCCAGGGCGATGCCCAGGTAGCGCCGGCGTTCCTGCTGGGTCAGGCTGGCGTCTTTCAGGGACAGGGTTTCCAGGTAACCATGCAAGGAGGCCAGGGGCGTGCGCAGGTCGTGGGAGATATTCGCGACCATCTCCCGACGCTCCTGCTCTTGATGAGTGATGGCCCGCCACTGTTCACCCAGGCGGTTCTCCATCTGCACGAAGGCGTGGTCGAGCACCGCAATCTCATCCTGGCTGGCCACCTCGGGGGCCACGGCTTGCGGGACTTTCGGTGCGCCGTTGATATCGAACTGGCCAACCTTTTCGGTTAACTGCCGCAGGGGCCGGGTGATCCACGCAAACGCGGTCAAACCCGCCAACAGGCACAGCAACGCCACCAGCGCGATGGACCACAGGGCGATATTCAGGGCCATGCCGGTGGCGTCCCGGGCGTCGAATACATCATGGGCCTCGCCCAACAGCACCACATACAGGTAGCCGGCCTGCTGGCCATTGACCCGCAGCGGCGCGGCGCTGAACACCTTGAGGCCGTCGACACTGCGCGGGTCATCGCCGAGGATCGGCAACATTGCACCGCTGAGGAACCGCCGCACCGGCTCCAGGTTGACCTGGTCGCGGCGCAGGTGGCCGCTGGGCGCCGCATTGCCGACCACGCGGCCGTTGATGTCCAGCAGGTACACCTCGACGCTCGGGTTCACCAGCATCAATTGGCTGAACAGGTTACGCACCGCCTCAGGCTTGAGGCCGTCGGCGTCCATCAGTTGGGTGTCGCGGGCGATGTGCGCGGCGAGGTCGCGGGACAGGCCTTGCACCACTTCCAGCTCATGCATGTGGTTGGAGCGCACTTGCAGCCACGCCGAGGTGCCGCTGCAAATCAACAGCAACAGGGCGAACACCAGGGACAGGCGTTGGGTCAGGGTCAGCCTCATGCGGACTGCTCGGCAAATTTGTAGCCACGGCCCCACACCGTGAGGATGCGCGCCGGGTTGGCCGGGTCAGCCTCGACCTTGGCCCGCAGGCGGTTGATATGGGTGTTGACCGTGTGCTCATAGCCTTCGTGGCTGTAGCCCCACACGGCATTGAGCAGATCCATGCGCGAAAACACCTTGCCCGGCTGGCGGGCGAAAAAGTACAGCAGGTCGAATTCCCGGGGCGTGAGGTCCAGCCGCTGGCCTTGCAGGGTGGCGTCGCGGGTCAGCGGGTTGATGAACAACTGGCCGAGGTCAAGGCTGCCGGCGTCCATCTTCAGGTTGCGCGCCATGGCGTCGACCCGCCGCAGCAGCGCCTTGACCCGCGCCACCAGCTCCGGCATGGAAAACGGCTTGGCCAGGTAGTCGTCGGCCCCCAGTTCCAGGCCCAGGATGCGGTGCAGCTCACTGGAGCGGGCACTGGTGATAATGATCGGCGTGTAGCGCGTCATGGCCCGGGCCCGCCGGCAGATTTCCAGGCCGTCGACGCCGGGCAGCATCAAGTCGAGAATCAGCGCATCCCAGCCGCCTTGCTCCAGCAGGCGCAGGCCTTCGTCACCGTCGGCACTGTGGACCACCTCGAACTGCTCGTCCCGCAGATGCAGGCAGATCAAATCGGCAATATGGGCATCGTCCTCGACCACCAGGACACGTTTGGGCTGATCCATTGATAGAAACCTGTCTTCGTAATTCGCGCATTGTGCGGCTTTTGCAACAGTGTAGTTATCACGAATTGTTTAACTCTGCGTGAGGATTCCGCGACCACCCCGGGCCTAACCTTCACTCATCGCAATGGCAAAAATTGTGGCGAGGGGGCTTGTCCCCCGTTGGGCTGCGTAGCGGCCCCAAAAAAAGCGGGAGCGCTGCGCACTCCAACGGGGGACAAGCCCCCTCGCCACAGGGTTATTTGCCGGCCATATAGTGTTGGAACTTAGGAGAAGGTCATGTATTCACGTCGACAGATCTTGCTGGCCGGCGGCGGCCTTGGGCTCGCGGTCATCGCCGGTGGCCTGCTGCAAAAAATCAACGCCGGCCCCGGGCTGATCGCCGAAGCTGAGGCCGCCGAAAACTTCGAAGTCAGTCACACCGACGCCGAATGGCGCACCCTGCTGACCGCCGAGCAATACGCGATCCTGCGCGAAGAGGGCACCGAACGCCCCTACAGCAGTGCGCTCAACAGCGAACACCGCAACGGCACATTCGCCTGCGCCGGTTGCGCACTGCCGCTGTATTCCTCGACCACCAAATTTGAAAGCCACACCGGCTGGCCCAGCTTCTGGCAACCCCTGGAAAACGCCGTGGCCAGCCACGTCGACACCTCCTTTGGCGTGGTGCGCAAGGAAATCCATTGCCGGCGCTGTGGCGGCCATCAGGGCCACGTATTCGACGACGGCCCCGCGCCCACCGGCCTGCGCTACTGCATGAACGGCGCAGCCATGACGTTCACCGCGGCTTAATTCAATGTCTTCTTATAAGGGAATACCCCATGTGGCTTTTGGTTCTCGCGTACCTGGGCGGCGTGCTGACAATTGTCAGCCCCTGCATCCTGCCGGTTCTGCCTTTTGTCTTCGCTCGCACCGGGCAGCCGTTTTTGCGCAGTGGCTTGCCGCTGTTGCTGGGGATGGCGATGACCTTCGCCCTGGTCGCGTCGCTCGCGGCGGTGGGCGGCGGTTGGGTGGTGCAAGTCAATCAGTACGGTCGCTGGCTCGCGTTGCTGTTTGTTGCGCTATTCGGGCTGACGCTGCTGTTGCCCAGCCTGTCCGAGCGCCTGACCCGGCCACTGGTGGCCGCGGGCAGTCGCCTGTCGGAAGCCGCCGGGGCCGATTCGCGGCCGCGTCCCGGCGCATCGTTCCTGATCGGCGTGGCCACCGGGCTGCTGTGGGCGCCGTGCGCCGGGCCCATCCTGGGGCTGGTGCTGACGGGCGCCGCCCTGCAGGGCGCCAGTATCGGCACTACCTTGCTCTTGCTGGCCTACGCGGCAGGGGCCGCCACCTCCCTGGCCTTGGCGCTGCTGGTCGGCGGTAAAGTCTTTGGCTTCATGAAGCGCTCGCTCGGCGCCGGCGAATGGCTGCGTCGGGGGCTTGGCGCGCTGATGCTGGCGGGTGTGGCGGCGATTGCCCTGGGCCTGGACACCGGGATCCTCGCACGCTTGTCGACGGCCTCCACCGGCGGCCTGGAACAAAGCCTGGTGGAAAAACTCAGCGCCAAGCCTGAACAGAAGAGCGGGGCGATGATGGCCGGTGGCGCGATGATGATGTCGGCCAACCACAGCGACACGCTGCCGGTGGAAGGCCAGTTGCCGCCGCTGGACGGCGCCGTGCAATGGCTCAACTCCGAGCCGCTGACCGCCGAGGCGTTGAAAGGCAAGGTGGTGCTGGTGGATTTCTGGACCTACTCCTGCATCAACTGCCTGCGCACCTTGCCGTACGTGAAAGCCTGGGCCGAGAAGTACCGTGACCAGGGCCTGGTGGTGATCGGTGTGCACGCCCCGGAATTTGCCTTTGAGCGCGACGTCAACAACGTCACCAAGGCCATGAAGGACCTGGGCATTACCTACCCGGTGGCGATCGACAACAACTACAAAATCTGGCGCGCGTTCAACAACCAGTACTGGCCGGCGCATTACTTTGCCGACGCCAAGGGCCAGATCCGCTACCACCATTTTGGCGAGGGTGATTACGCCGAGTCCGAGCGGGTTATCCAGCAACTGCTGCGTGAAGCGGGCGCCACCCAGGTGGCAGGCGGTTTGATCGAAGCCGACGCCAAGGGCATCCAGGCCGCACCGGACATGAACGAAGTGCAATCGCCGGAAACCTACCTGGGCTTCCAGCGTGCCGAGAACTTCGTGTCCACCGGCACCTTGGCCACTGATAAGGTCGCCAACTACCCGGCAGCCGGCAATCTCGCGCTGAACAACTGGACCCTGGAAGGCCAGTGGAACGTCGGTGGGCAGCAAGCCACCCTCGCGGCGGCCAACGGCAAGATCGTCTACCGCTTCCACGCCCGTGACTTGCACCTGGTGCTGGGCCCTGGCGCCGACGGCAAGCCGGTGCGCTTCAAGGTCACCGTCGACGGCCAGGCGCCGGGTGATGCCCACGGCACCGACGTCGCGCCGGATGGCAGTGGCACCGTGACCGAACAACGCTTGTACCAGTTGGTGCGCCAGCCTGGCGCAGTCAAGGATCGGACCTTCACCATCGAGTTTCTAGACCCGCAAGTGTCGGCCTACGCCTTCACCTTCGGCTAACCCGGCGACGTAACGCTTGAACTGAAAACCCAATCAATGTGGGAGCTGGCTTGCCTGCGATAGCGATGTTGAATTCACCACCGCCATCGCAGGCAAGCCAGCTCCTACAGTTGACCGTGTTTATTCTGATGTTTCGGAGTGAATGAGATGAAACTGCTTAATTACTTACCGGCCCTCGCGTTTGCTGCTTTCGTCGGCCACGCCTCGGCGTTCTCTTTCGGCCCGTCCGACGACGCCGTGGCCATCGCGCCGCCGGCCATGGACCTGCCGGCAAACGGTAGCAACCTGCAAACCGCGGTGTTCGCCGGCGGCTGCTTCTGGGGCGTGCAGGGCGTGTTCCAACACGTGCAAGGGGTGAAAAACGCGGTCTCCGGCTATGACGGCGGCGCGGCCAGCACCGCCCAGTACGAAAGTGTCAGCGGCGGCGATACCGGCCACGCCGAATCCGTCTCCGTGACCTACGACCCGAGCAAGGTCAGCTACGGCAAGCTGCTGCAGATCTACTTCTCGGTGGCCCATAACCCCACGGAACTCAATCGCCAGGGGCCGGACAGCGGCACCCAGTACCGCTCGGCGATCTTTGCCCAGAATGCCGAACAGCAAAAAGTCGCCCAGGCCTATATCGACCAGCTCGACGCTGCCAAATCCTTCGACAAGCCGATCGTGACCAGGATCGAAATGGGCAAGGCGTTCTACCCGGCGGAGTCCTACCACCAGGACTTCCTGACGGAAAACCCGTCCTACCCGTACATCGTGATCAACGATCTGCCCAAGGTGGCCCAGCTGAAAAAACTGTTCCCCGACCAATACCGGGCAGAACCGGTGCTGGTGAAAAACCAGTAGGCTTTCAGCCCTTGGCTTTTGCCAGGTAGGGCGCCAGGCGCCGGCCCATTTCCTCACCCAGGGCTTGCAGCCCGCTCAAGGGGCGGATCATCACTTCAAACTCGATGATCTGCCCTTGCTCGTTAAAGCGAATCAGGTCGATGCCCTTGAGCTGCTTGTCACCCACCCGCGCGCTGAACTCCAGCACCACGCTTTGACCGTCGGCGGTGGCCAGCTCGCGGTGATAGGTGAAGTCTTCAAAGACGTTGAATACGGTGTTGAGGATCATCGACACCACCGGCGCCCCCGGGTAGGGCGTGTGGGCCATGGGCGAGCGGAAGACCGCGTCGGGGGCCAGCAATTCGGGGAGGGCTTTCAAATCACCGGCAGCCAGCATGGCGTGCCAGCGCTTGAGGCTGTGGGCGGCCTGGGGCGATAGGTTCAGTTGTTCGGACATGTCGGGCACCTGTTCTTATGATTGGCGGGGCGTTGCACCCCACCAACATAAGAGCGGCACCAAGGCCGATCAATGATCCAAATTGACAGTTATATGATTGAACCGCACACCACACCCGCCACGATCAACGATCGTTCCCACGCTCTGCGTGGGAACGCCGCCCTGGACGCTCTGCGTCCGCTCTTGACGTCGTGACGCAGTGCGTCACCGGATGCATTCCCACGCGGAGCGTGGGAACGATCAATCATCAGACCACTTCCAGGTACGAGCTATGAATCGCCCGCGCCAATTCGCGCACGGTGTCGATAAACTCTGTCAGCCGGCTGTGCAACCCGTCCTCCAGAATCTCGTCAATCCCCGTATACCTCAGCCGCGCCTCAAACTCGGCCGCCAGGCGCTGGGCCGTGCGCCCATAACTCCCGGGCAAATCCGCCAGGATGTGGCTCAACTCCTCGATACACGCATGCAATGAGCGGGGCACATCACTGCGCAGCAGCAACAGCTCCGACACTGACCGCGCATTCAACGCATTCGGGTACAGCTCGGTGTACGCCTCAAACGACGACAACGCCCGCAGCAACGCGCTCCACTGGTAATACCCGCGTGCCGACAGGTCACTGACCTCTTCGGACTCTTCGCCAAACATCTCATACCGCGCGTCCAGCAGCCTTAAGGTGTTATCCGCTCGCTCGACAAACGTGCCCAGCCGGATAAACCGATACGCGTCATTACGCATGATCGTCCCGGAAGTAGCCCCGCGAAACAGGTGCGAACGCTGCTTCACCCAGTCACAAAAGTGGCTGATGCCGTGGCGCGCCAACCCGCCGGCCGCAATGCTGCGCATCTCCAGCCAGGTGGCGTTGAGGTTTTCCCACATGTCGGCGGTGATCCGCCCGCGCACCGCGTGGGCATTCCCGCGAGCGGCCCGCAGGCAGTTGTAGATACTGGCCGGGTTTTCCTCGTCGAGGGCAAAGAAGTGCAGCATGCGCTCAGCGTCCAGTTGCTGATGGCGCTCAAGGTAACTGTCCAGGGTGCCGCTGCTGAGCAACGACATGGCTAACTCATCCAGCCCGTCACTGCGCCCGGCCTGAGGCATCAGCGACAGCGAATAACTGACTTCCAGCATGCGCGCCAGGTTCTCGGCGCGCTCCAAGTAACGGGACATCCAATACAAATCTGCGGCGGTTCTACTCAGCATACTCAGCCCTCCACCACCCAGGTGTCCTTGGTTCCGCCGCCTTGCGACGAGTTGACGATCAATGAGCCTTCGCGCAGTGCCACGCGGGTCAAGCCACCGGGCACCAGGCGGGTTTCCTTGCCCGAAAGCACGAATGGCCGCAGGTCAATATGCCGGGGCGCGATGCCGTTTTCGACAAAGGTCGGGCAGGTGGACAGGCTCAAGGTCGGTTGGGCGATGTAGGCGTGGGGGCGGGCCTTAATGCGTTGACGGAAGTCCTCGATCTCGGCGGCGCTGGAAGCGGGGCCCACCAGCATGCCGTAACCGCCGGAGCCCTGGGTTTCCTTGACCACCAGTTCCGGCAGGTGCGCGAGGACGTGGGACAACTCGTCCGGCTTGCGGCACTGGAAGGTCGGCACGTTTTGCAGGATCGGCTCTTCATCCAGGTAGAAACGGATCATCTCCGGCACATACGGGTAGATCGACTTGTCGTCCGCCACGCCGGTGCCGATGGCGTTCGCCAGCACCACGTTGCCCGCACAATAGGCCGCCACCAGCCCCGGGACGCCGAGCATCGAGTCCGGGTTGAAAGCCTGCGGGTCGAGGAAGGCGTCGTCGATGCGACGGTAGATCACATCAACGGCCTTGGGGCCATCGGTGGTGCGCATGAACACCTTGAGGTCGTGCACGAACAGGTCGGCGCCTTCCACCAGCTCCACGCCCATTTCCCGGGCCAGGAACGCATGTTCAAAAAACGCGCTGTTGAAGCGGCCCGGCGTCAGCACCACCACATTCGGGTTGTCGAGGCGGCTGGAGCTTTTCAGGGTCTTGAGCAACAGGTTGGGGTAGTGGTCCACCGGGGCGATGCGCTGCTTGGCGAATACCTCGGGGAACAGGCGCATCATCATCTTGCGGTCTTCGAGCATGTAGCTCACGCCGCTGGGGGTGCGCAGGTTGTCTTCGAGCACGTAGTAAGTGCCGTCGCCATCGCGAACCAGGTCGACCCCGGAAATGTGCGAGTAGATATCGCGGTGCAGGTCCAGGCCGACCATGGCCTTCTGGTAACCCTCGTTACCCAGCACCTGATCGGCAGGGATGATTCCGGCCTTGATGATGCGTTGGTCGTGGTAGATGTCGGCAAGGAACATGTTCAATGCATTGACCCGCTGGATACAGCCGCGCTCGATGACGCTCCACTCACTGGCGGGGATGCTGCGGGGGATGATGTCGAAGGGGATCAGGCGCTCGGTGTCTTGCTCGTCGCCATACAGGGTGAAGGTGATCCCGGCGCGGTGAAACAGCAGGTCGGCTTCACGGCGGCGCTGGGCCAGCAGTTCTGGCGGCGTATTGGCCAGCCAGCGGGAGAATTCCTGATAGTGCGCACGGCAAACGCCTTGTGCGTCATTCATTTCATCAAAGAAAGATCGAGCCATTCCAATTACCTTGTCAGTGCCGGGACTAACTGCGCTTTGGCACTGCCGCTTTAGAAAACGCATTTTTTTATGAGCCCGTGGCTGATGGTGCCAACAGGCCTGGTCCTTACTTTCTTTTGGGGTGGGCTCTGGGTCGGGGGGTAACGATTGCTCCTGTATTCAGGCGGGGCAGGTGAATGATTGAAGGAATAAAGCAATGCCTGTGCCATCCACCCGTAGCGACTCCCCTGTGGCGAGGGAGCTTGCTCCCGCTGGGGTGCGAAGCGCCCCCAGGAAGCAGGCCGGCTAAGCAGTCCAATGCGAGCAAGCGCCCTCGCCACATAGAGCACTCGATTGCCTCAAAACGGTGCATCGATTACTTGAACTTTGCACCAGCGCGGTTCTTCTAACGGGCTTCAAATACCTGCGTGGAGCACTGATCGTGCCCAGAATCATTTCCCCACAGAACCCTGAGTCGGCCGTGACCGACCACAGCGAACACTCCGCAAAGATGTTCGGTTCACCCAAGGACCGCCTCGACTTCTACCGGCGCGAGATCCAGTACGAAACCAGCATCCTGGCTAACCGCACCGACGCCTACCTCACGGCGCAGTCGTTCCTGGTGATCGCCTTTGTGTCCGGCATGGGCAACCTCAACCCGGAATGGGGCAAGCTGTTCACCCTGGTGGTGCCGGTGTTCCTGGCGATGCTGGGCATCCTCAGTTCCCTCAACGCCTGGCCGGGCATTCGGGCGGCCTACGACATCATTGACCACTGGCACTACAAGCAAAGCGAACTGCTGCGCAGTGAACCGGTGATGGGCCTGGCGTATGACGAGTCGCCGCTGTTCAGCGAGACGGAGTCCTCCCACAAGGGCTATCGCAAGTCGCTGTTGTTCTCGATGCGTGCACCCTGGTTGTTCATGGTGTTCTGGGTGATCCTGGGGGCCTATGCGTTCTATATCCAGGTCGACAACCCGGGTTCCTAGGGAATCGGAATGAACTTCCACCCGGCGTGCGGCGCCTTACGTTTACGCAGGGCACGTTTCCCCAAGATCTGCGAAGAGGTGACCATGAACGCAACCGATAAAGATGACCCGCAAGTCAGCGGCCGCAATGACCCCGCCATCGACGGCGGTGAGCCGGCACCGGGTACAGCGGCCGACGCGCCGAAAGACCCAACGCCTGACGCCGACCCCAAGGCGGCAGAAAACGACTACAGTCCAGACTTCAAGCCCGAGCGCGAGCCCAAGCCTGAAACCGATGCCGATATCGATACTCAAGGCGGTTAGAGGAGACGGTCATGTCAGTTGAAATAGACGAAGACGATGAGCTCAATGACCCGGGCAATGAAGACCCGGGCTCACTGATGGATGATGCCGAAGTTCCGCTTAACGACTTGGATGATGCCGCCGACGTCGGCAACACCGAAAACCAGGAATAACCTTCATTATTGTGCCTGGGCGCGTCGTTCATACCACGCCAGCATCGGCTGTGTGCTGAGGCCATGAACGATGATGCTCAGGGCAATGACTGACAGTGTCAGGTTCACCGCAACGGCGCTGCTGGTGCCCACCAACCCATGGTTGATGGCGTAGAACAGGTAGTAAATGCTGCCGATCCCGCGAATCCCGAACCAGCCCACCAGCCCGCGCTGATTGCGATCCAGCAGGCTGCCCCAGGGCACCGACAACACGCTGAGCGGGCGAATCACGCAAAACAGCAAACCGCCCACCGCCAGCGCCCGCCAGTCCCAGTGAC
Proteins encoded:
- a CDS encoding circularly permuted type 2 ATP-grasp protein encodes the protein MARSFFDEMNDAQGVCRAHYQEFSRWLANTPPELLAQRRREADLLFHRAGITFTLYGDEQDTERLIPFDIIPRSIPASEWSVIERGCIQRVNALNMFLADIYHDQRIIKAGIIPADQVLGNEGYQKAMVGLDLHRDIYSHISGVDLVRDGDGTYYVLEDNLRTPSGVSYMLEDRKMMMRLFPEVFAKQRIAPVDHYPNLLLKTLKSSSRLDNPNVVVLTPGRFNSAFFEHAFLAREMGVELVEGADLFVHDLKVFMRTTDGPKAVDVIYRRIDDAFLDPQAFNPDSMLGVPGLVAAYCAGNVVLANAIGTGVADDKSIYPYVPEMIRFYLDEEPILQNVPTFQCRKPDELSHVLAHLPELVVKETQGSGGYGMLVGPASSAAEIEDFRQRIKARPHAYIAQPTLSLSTCPTFVENGIAPRHIDLRPFVLSGKETRLVPGGLTRVALREGSLIVNSSQGGGTKDTWVVEG